The Maniola jurtina chromosome 9, ilManJurt1.1, whole genome shotgun sequence genomic sequence AAAGAACTTCTGCCATATTCGGTTTGATAGAGAGAGTTGCGTGGATGCAGCCATGGCCATATCAGGTTACAGAATTAAACTGTTGACCAAAGAAAAGGACAGCAAAGATGATAAAGAAGACGATGAAGATTCCCAAGCTACTAATGGCTGGCTTCATGTGGACTATGCTTTGGTAAGTCGAAGCTAATTTCAAGCCATGTCTGCAAAAAAAGGGATCATAGTCAAAAACAAATTATGTTTTCCCAGATTATTAAATTGATGGTCtttcaaaatacttaaaattGACGTCCtctataatttttaagtttcgccgtcatcaccatcatcaatccattgccggctTGAGCACAGGCTTCCTCTAAGAATATGAAAGGcctggccatagtctaccacgctggccaagtgtggattggcatacttcacacatcttggagaactctcaggcatgcaggtttcctcacaatgttttctttcacagttAAAGCATATCGCTGATGAATTTTAATAACCATCTCAAATTGTTGATTAGACTTATAAAAGCATGTCAAATGTCTATGATGTTGCATTTCACTATTTCATATAATCTCCTATACTTTTGGCGCGCGTTTTGATGAGTTGTTGAtttgaaaagtttaaaataacagaagaagaaaaaagtaACATCCCTTTCGTCACATTGATTACATCCTGTACTGACACCTAGTTTGAACCTTACAGAGTAGAGATGATCAAAATGAATATGAGAGACGTCAACGCCAAGCGTTAAGAGTTCAGCAGCAACAAATGCAGCAGCTGACAGCGCAGCAGGAAGCCATGGCCAGTCGTTCCATGAACTATCGTCGGTCTCCCTCGCCCGCGCGAATACAACTATTTTCGAATGCAGCCATGGTACAATTGtcggaaaaaattaaaaatgaagaacACTTTGCAAGCACTCTACCTGTATGTAACATTATTTCAGATATACTAGTATCAGTGTCTCCAGTAAAAAAAGTGGACAAATCAAATTTGGCACTTTTGAAGAGGGGGAAAAACAACATGGAAGAGAAGAGACCTCTAGACATTAAATTAGCCATTTTATGTGCagtaaaaataatgattttaaaacaaaaactttttaataaatttatagtAACTATTTTACAATTGAAATCATAATCATAGATATTCAAAAGAAGTTATGACTTCAACTGTGAAATTCTAGAAATCCTTAAAAAGTTGTTTTTGTCTTTCATGAGAATTGGTGAATCCAAGTTGTTACCTTTTTACTGGAGGCACTGTTTCATATCTTACTCAACAAAATCATCTTATTTATAATTTGGTTATTTCAGACATTAATTGCATGGCTGGAACGAGGGGAATGTTCCAAAAAGACTTCCAATCAATTTTATTCCATGATTCAAGCTACAAACTCTCACATTCGTAGGCTTTTTGGTGAAAAAATGCAAGCAGAGGAAGAGTTGCAAGAGTGCAAAGAAAGGGTGAAGAACCACATACAGAGTGTCATTGAACAACGTAAGTGTTAACAATACAGAATATCACACTAAATATCCAGTCGTTCTTTCACCCGTTTGGTGACTGATCAGTGGCCAATCTcttgtctctctctctctctaaaaTAATTGCGCACCATTGCCATATTACTCTTGATTGTTATTGTTTCGGAGGTAAGATAGTGAAACTCAACAATGAGTTGCTTTAAACTTAtgcttaatttttaaaatgaaaacctATCATGGtaactgaaaatattttctCTGGTCTACTCAGTCAACCATAAACTTTCCTGGACGAAGGGTCGCCTGAACGAGACTGGAGTGCCGTCGCCGACTTCAAATCATGAGTTTAAATAGTTCTCTGTAGGCATTTTGCCGTGTCAGTTTGCCTGGCGCAATTACAATGGCAAGGGATACGTCTATACATCGCGTCTCATCATAGCTCATACCTCGTACAATCCTTCATGGCACGCGGATCATAAACCGCATCAGTGACGTCAGTCACGAGAGTTTCATATTCCTTCATATCCTATGGGTCATCGATAGATACAACGACGCATATTCCGGGCGGGCATAATCGATATTTTACATTTTCTACACTGCATGCACTACTCAGTTCCTACGTTTTATGACTCCGTGTGCCAGGAGCGATCGGACAGGGTATAGTTGTATGAATTAAGTAATTGCATGACATTGTTCTTTGAAAGAGGAATTATGCAATGGATTGCAAGACATGGATCGAGTTCGGCAGACTGCTGGTCAATTGGCGGGTATTTGTTTTGCCTCCAATGGTTCTGGTCAAACTCTCGATGTTTAAATCACAAACCGTTATCTCACTCTTGTTCTGGGTCTACTGCTCTTGGACGTAACATAGCGAATTGCAAAAGTTATCCGATGAAAATATGAACCTATGTAAGAAAGTGTGCACGAAAGCAGGATATGTGGAATACCACATCAAGGTTGTAAGTCTGAAATGCTTTTGCAAATATTCTATGGTTAAATTAGAAATAATGCAGCTTTATTATTCAATTGTCGAAAATCGTTGCGCGAATATTTGTAAAAGCATTTGGTGGTCCCTCTGTGTGATATTTCATGTCACACTCGTAGTTAATGTTTCATTGAAAAGACGAATTAACTATTTATAAGTAAGTTGTACTTTAAATTATATGATGATGTAAACTGGTTTTTGTTACGTTTTGTAAAGCTCAATGGCACATTTCCAAATAGTAAAATCGTTAGTAATATGAAACACTACCTACAATATCTCGACTCTTGAGTAAGTCAGCGGGGCGCGAGATGCAACGTGACGAGCCGTCTGCGCAAGTATAGCGACAGCCGTGGGTAGATACAAAAGTGCGTTCTAAGCCGACGTAAAGTCTGCACTCTAGAGGCTGGGTGTCACGATTATACTACGGTATGTTTCTCGAGCGACCTGTTTCTATGCTCTAAATATATACATTTTGTGAACCTCAGTCGAACAGGTGGCGAAAGTGTTCAATGCAGCCACGCATCAACGCGTTTGGGACCACTTTACTAAACCTCAGCGAAAGAACATCGAAACATGGCAAAAAATGACTCAGGTAACTGACTGATCGATTCTTAATAAGTCTTTTTAGGCTATATGTGATAAAGTGTGTGGCAAAATGGGCTGTAACTGTTTTTGTAACTATTTCATTAGTTCTAGTGAATATTTACCTCTAATACTTTAAGCAGCTCGAGTATTTTTTAAACGGCAACCTACTTGAAGTAGTAAGTATTAAACACATCACTGGATGACAGCAGCTACAAGGTAAAAGTGAAATGGTCAAAGAACAACTTattcatcattattttattattctattctatatatcTCTGCATTCCTTTAGCACTAACCTGAAAATGAGAATACAAATTCTTATGAACACTTTTATTATAATGTTCAAATTTAtgtaaaacttttataagtataaTTCTTATAAGAATTTGTGTTCCCTTTTGACATAAGACAATATTCTGGTAATTATagcaaatctttatttttaggaGTTTAATGCGCTGAAAGAGGAATTCAATGATAAATTCTTTGGTGAAGAATCAGACTTTAATGGGTACAATAAAAGTAACAGTAATTTCGATATGAATAATGAGGAAGTTCAACAACTGAAGGTAAGTTATCAtgtattataacttttttggttCTAAATCTAATTACTAACTGGTTAGACACACATGATTAGTTGAAGTAAGCCTGATTAGTTTCAAACCCAACTGGGGTCCCTTTCTGAAATGGCCTCTGCATTCGACGCGTCGTAAATACAGATGATCCAGTGATCCAGACGGTTTCAGATCATCTCCCGACTGTTCCTGCAGATCTGGGTCGCACCGGATTATGAGACCTCGCAGATCCTGACAGGCCATGGGTGCTTCAACAAGCGCCTGCATGACATGTGTCTTGTTGATAGtggtgtgtgtttgtgtggacTGGCGGAGGAGGACCTTCACCATGTCTTGTGGGAGTGTGCGGTATACGAGGACCTCCGGCGCGCCCTGCTGGACGGGATCGTTCGTGAGGAGGAGGGTCCGGTCTACTACCAGGACCTCGTTGCTACGGCGGAAAACTTCGGGAAGCTACGGGAGTTCGCGCACCACTGGCACAAGAGGCGGAACAGCTCGGAGCCGTGATCAGGGACCTGCGCAAGGAGAGGAACGGATCCGGACCGCGTGGCACGCGGGGATCTGTGTATTGTGTTCGTCTGCCCCAGAAAGGGGAGAAAGACAAAAGGGACAAGGAGgagataaataatttgtagggagtcaagaatgCGCCCCTGGGAAACACGCCCAGAGCAAGTACCGGGGGGCTCTCCCGcgattcggcccatataaccgagaggttggtggggccatgggtgGTTGGAGGGTTGTTCCTGCAGATCTTTACCGCATTTTTTGATTCTCTTGTCTCACATGATTCTACATGTTGTTTTGACAAGATGATTTTGCAAGCAAGTTTGACTATAACATCTTAATGACTCTAGTAGAGGGTCTGTGCTGCGCTTGCAGGTGCAAGGTCGCAATTCTACATTGATAGTAGAAACCCCAACATCTgttggtttttcgaactattgCCAATCCTGAGATATGTGTTTTTCAGAGAGAAAATGAGAGTCTTCAGTTCCAATTGGAGGCTTACAAGAACGAGGTTGATGTTATAAAAGCTGATGCCCAGAAAGAGATGGAGAAGTTCAAAGCTCAATTCATAGCGCGTCAAGCATTGCAAGTCGCAATGGAGAAGAATGTAAGTCCTTTTTAATGAGGTAGAATTCTTTGATCcacctattatattttatgcacATTGGCCTTTGGCCTAATAATAAGTCGAAAACTGCAATGACTGACTTCGGCCAATATGttgtagagatagcttgcatcccatacAGTACATATAgctcaatattatatttttgtcatGTAGCCACCCTTGCCGTCGCCCGTAGTGAagccgccaccgccgccgccgctgcccGATGACGTGGACTCCAAAGTGCCTTTGAAAGAAGAAATCGATGTCAAGTGTGGAGAAGCCAAGCTCATTGGCATCATGTCTGCATTCTTGCAGGTATGTTTGAAATAGTATTAACAATAACAGGCCCTTGTTTTATGGCAGTACTAGCTGATGTCACTACTTGTACGCGCCACCACTATTGTGCCTGATTgctgatttgtacttcagagtataaCAAAGAATCTTATCTTGGATTGAACTATAGGGGGTCTTGGGCAGTACTCCATAATCCGataattcgatagttcgacactACCCTGCAAAacatttgtcggattaccgggagCCCACTGtacatagatgtgacgtcataaacatttgacgtaattgcACCCGCAGGTGCACCCGCACGGCGCGAGCCTGGACTACGTGGTGTCGTACGTGCGCGCGCTGTTCCCGAGCGTGTCGCAGGGCACCATCCACCACGTGCTGCAGAAGCACGATGAGGTGTTTCAGCGCAGCAGCAGTGGCGTGGGCGCCAACATCGAGACGCGCTGGACCTTCGTCGCGTTCGCCAACGCCGCGGTCTAAAGGAAACCGGTATGCGGCTCTTGTGGCTCCTCCCGCGGTATGCGATAAGCTTTACGTATTACCCTATTTAAATGCCAACCAGGCGCTGATACACCGATGTGGGCACGATGGGCATGCCCACAACCCTAATAGAATTGTGACGTCACACTCACGGTATATCATGATCGGAATATCGTGTATGGAACTATACACTGTACAAAATCTTGGAAAAAGTGTTTTAAAATGGATTTTCTttgtgaaaaattaaatttagatcGTAGGAACTTGTGAACTTGTTTAGTGAAGTGTTAACGTTATCATATTGTGATCTTCTTTGCATTAGTACcttttatgtaaaataaagtATGTACTAAAATctttataagaataaataagTGACTGGaagattagttttatttatatgttgATAATTAGGTATTTCTTTAGTAATAAGCTTTACCTCGCAAATGAGAGAAAAGTACTATACTGTAGACTACAGTCTGTAGTATAAGTACTATAAGTAGTATTTGGAGTTACTCTATCCATAGGTATGTACTCATTATGTTAACCTAATGATAGCATCTACCAGGTACCGAAGGATTACTCAgcagacgtttaaataaatagcgactcttggtAAGACGGAACAGTCCGCCGAAGTTCAATGCCTGAACACCCCTCTTTCTATCGCGTAGCTGTTATATTTCTCTTAGGTATTAGAGCGTCTGGTCCACCTTAATTATACATTCATGGGTAGTATTTAGTCGTATTTCACCTAAGACGTCTGTTGGCTTTTCTGCTGCTGCGCTTGCAGGTCGCTGACCGTCGCCATGTAGTCCGCGGTGGCCTCCTCCAGGTCCTTGTCACTCACGCACGCCTCGCTCTCGCCCAGCTGTTGTCCCCCGTCTCGGTCTTGCCGCATTCGCAGTCTTATCTCTCTCATACGGGCTTCTAGTATTCGTTCCCGTTTATTTTCACGATCTAGAATCTAAAAGAAAACGAaaaatgtatgtttttttttgatgatttttcaatcaaaaaaaaatatctttgacCAAAAAGCTTGTgagagccagaccttcgttatttctAAAAGCTGTAAgttagcgactatgaagtttggatcatggtggctttgtgAGATCACAGATAACGAAGGTGTAAAATATCTTacgtcaaaatataaagtgtaattttttttttattttcttcggaata encodes the following:
- the LOC123868133 gene encoding ecto-NOX disulfide-thiol exchanger 2-like yields the protein MKAAMSGRRDRSRSPMRANRRDKPMEQIKNDASMSSSVMNPMMMQNMMMSQGNMMMPGMFNMMMPNAMMGSGIMQPTGMDMMQSSGMEMSAMQPAMDMSAIGSAQPMQPPPQPMDMGLMGGVMMDPMMGMYPNMSAEAEHEKKEIVLKHCKLIPPASGSTHPPRRARPPGCRTIFVGGLPEKIRESTVREIFERYGRIHILRLSKKNFCHIRFDRESCVDAAMAISGYRIKLLTKEKDSKDDKEDDEDSQATNGWLHVDYALSRDDQNEYERRQRQALRVQQQQMQQLTAQQEAMASRSMNYRRSPSPARIQLFSNAAMVQLSEKIKNEEHFASTLPTLIAWLERGECSKKTSNQFYSMIQATNSHIRRLFGEKMQAEEELQECKERVKNHIQSVIEQLEQVAKVFNAATHQRVWDHFTKPQRKNIETWQKMTQEFNALKEEFNDKFFGEESDFNGYNKSNSNFDMNNEEVQQLKRENESLQFQLEAYKNEVDVIKADAQKEMEKFKAQFIARQALQVAMEKNPPLPSPVVKPPPPPPLPDDVDSKVPLKEEIDVKCGEAKLIGIMSAFLQVHPHGASLDYVVSYVRALFPSVSQGTIHHVLQKHDEVFQRSSSGVGANIETRWTFVAFANAAV